The following nucleotide sequence is from Nocardioides eburneiflavus.
TGACCTACCACGAGGGGCTCAACGCCACCGGCATCCGCGGCGGCGTCGCCGGCAACGTGATCCCCGACGAGTGCGTCGTCGAGGTCAACTTCCGCTTCGCCCCCGACCGCAGCGAGACCGACGCCGAGGCGTACGTCCGCGAGTTCTTCGACGGCTACGACGTGACGGTGACCGACATGGCCGCCGGCGCACTGCCCGGCCTCGACCGGCCAGCCGCCAAGGCGTTCGTCCAGGCCGTCGGGGGAGAGGTCGCGCCGAAGTTCGGCTGGACCGACGTCGCGCAGTTCACCAAGCTGGGGATCCCCGCGGTCAACTTCGGCCCCGGTGACCCGATGTTCGCCCACAAGCAGGACGAGCACGTCCCCACCGAGCACATCGAGCGCTGCGAGCGCCTCCTGAAGGACTGGCTCGCATGAAGGACCGCTACAAGGGGCCGATCCTCGAGCGGCGCGGCCAGGTCGAGCCGGGCACGACGGACCAGCGCCTGCTCGACTCCCGAGGGCCCACCGACTGGGTGCACGAGGACCCGTGGCGCGTGATGCGCATCCAGGCCGAGTTCGTCGAGGGTTTCGGCGCGCTCGCCGAGCTGGGACCCGCGATCGCGGTCTTCGGCTCCGCGCGCACCCCCGCCGACCACCCGTTCTACGCGATCGGTGAGCAGGCCGGCCGCAAGCTGGCCGAGGCCGGCTTCGCGGTCATCACCGGCGGCGGCCCGGGCGCGATGGAGGCCGCCAACAAGGGCGCCTGCGAGGCCGGGGGAGTGAGCGTCGGGCTGGGCATCGAGCTGCCCTTCGAGTCCGGCCTCAACCAGTGGGTCGACAAGGGCATCAACTTCCGCTACTTCTTCGCCCGCAAGACCATGTTCGTCAAGTACTCCCAGGGCTTCGTCGTGCTGCCCGGCGGCCTGGGCACCTTCGACGAGCTCTTCGAGGCCCTGACGCTGGTGCAGACGCAGAAGGTCACCTCGTTCCCGATCGTGCTCATCGGCACCGCCTACTGGCAGGGGCTGCTCGACTGGTTGCGCGGCACCGTGCTCGCCGAGGGCAAGATCAACGCCGCCGACCTCGACATGATGGTGCTCACCGACGACCTCGACGAGGCCGTG
It contains:
- a CDS encoding TIGR00730 family Rossman fold protein, coding for MKDRYKGPILERRGQVEPGTTDQRLLDSRGPTDWVHEDPWRVMRIQAEFVEGFGALAELGPAIAVFGSARTPADHPFYAIGEQAGRKLAEAGFAVITGGGPGAMEAANKGACEAGGVSVGLGIELPFESGLNQWVDKGINFRYFFARKTMFVKYSQGFVVLPGGLGTFDELFEALTLVQTQKVTSFPIVLIGTAYWQGLLDWLRGTVLAEGKINAADLDMMVLTDDLDEAVALMVAAREDRWPTPRPERPE